In one Arachis duranensis cultivar V14167 chromosome 9, aradu.V14167.gnm2.J7QH, whole genome shotgun sequence genomic region, the following are encoded:
- the LOC107466947 gene encoding uncharacterized protein LOC107466947 has protein sequence MASEESFVVLVHHRGSVNRKTRSGVKFTDKNPLCIVITSTTSYDDLVSAVLMKLGLEGAKRVKKFFYRIPVTVLQNTVKYDCFTINNDADLQVMFLCRRQFPEVRTPELLARLVDVVSSSGGSNRNTNTIANPAGSSSRPAVASSSVPVYEPVVQHVASPSFAVDLNATEGDEVVERENLPNALVGVAPVGVGDGFLDDEDEDDVEPDMIDDDSADDEGVLGHAVGFGARDAEGTTGLTEFQVGQQFQDKDEALLSVKTYSIRRGVQYKVVESDHRRYVGKCSEFGNGCTWLIRLSLRKRKGIWEVKRYNGPHTCLATSISSDHRSLDYHVISVFIMPMVRADASVSIKVLLNATAAHFGFRPTYRRVWMAKQKSIALIYGDWDESYNDLPRWVLGVQLTMPGSVAVLKTSPVRVGGQVDESQAYFHRLFWTFPPCIEAFRHCKPLVSIDGTHLYGKYGGTLLIAIAQDGNSNILPVAFALVEGENAESWSFFLSHLRQHVTPQPGLLVISDRHNGIKAALEAPDGGWLPPSAYRAFCIRHIAANFALTFKGKDARRLLLAQSHTNSNRPGSNYDWCNSNQPGSNYMGTFSLYNSNQPGSNYLHS, from the exons atggctagtgaggagagttttgtGGTTTTGGTGCACCACAGAGGATCTGTTAATAGAAAAACTCGTTCCGGAGTAAAGTTCACAGATAAGAATCCTCTATGTATTGTCATAACATCTACGACGAGTTACGATGACCTTGTTAGCGCTGTACTAATGAAGCTCGGTCTGGAGGGTGCGAAGCGGGTAAAGAAGTTTTTCTATCGCATTCCAGTCACGGTGCTACAGAATACGGTGAAGTATGATTGCTTCACGATTAATAATGATGCGGACTTGCAAGTAATGTTTCTCTGTCGGCGGCAGTTTCCGGAGGTGAGGACACCGGAGTTGTTGGCCCGGCTGGTTGATGTTGTATCCAGCTCCGGCGGTTCGAACAGGAATACGAACACTATAGCGAATCCAGCAGGTTCTAGTTCCCGGCCTGCCGTTGCTTCCTCGTCCGTCCCTGTGTACGAACCAGTGGTCCAACATGTCGCCTCCCCATCTTTCGCTGTTGACCTCAATGCCACCGAAGGCGACGAGGTAGTGGAAAGGGAAAATTTGCCGAACGCTTTAGTGGGAGTTGCACCTGTTGGCGTAGGAGACGGTTTTTTGGACGATGAAGACGAGGATGACGTCGAGCCGGATATGATTGACGATGATAGCGCTGATG ATGAGGGGGTATTAGGGCACGCTGTTGGATTCGGAGCTAGAGATGCGGAAGGGACTACTGGTCTGACAGAGTTCCAGGTGGGTCAGCAATTCCAGGATAAAGATGAGGCCCTTTTAAGTGTGAAGACTTACAGCATCAGGCGAGGGGTACAGTACAAGGTGGTGGAGTCCGATCACCGCCGGTATGTGGGCAAGTGTTCCGAGTTTgggaatgggtgcacatggttgattcgACTGAGTCTCCGGAAGCGCAAGGGCATTTGGGAGGTCAAACGGTACAATGGACCTCACACTTGCCTGGCCACATCCATCTCGAGTGACCACAGGAGTTTGGATTATCATGTGATTTCGGTGTTCATTATGCCAATGGTTAGGGCCGATGCATCCGTGAGCATCAAGGTGCTCCTGAACGCCACGGCAGCGCACTTTGGTTTTAGGCCGACTTACCGGAGGGTTTGGATGGCGAAGCAGAAATCTATTGCCCTCATATACGGTGACTGGGATGAGTCCTACAACGACCTGCCTAGGTGGGTCTTGGGTGTCCAGCTGACGATGCCTGGGAGTGTTGCGGTACTGAAGACGAGCCCGGTTCGAGTTGGAGGACAGGTGGACGAATCTCAAGCGTACTTCCACAGACTTTTCTGGACTTTCCCGCCCTGCATCGAGGCATTCCGTCATTGCAAGCCGCTAGTGAGCATTGACGGCACACATCTGTATGGGAAGTATGGGGGGACGTTGCTCATCGCGATTGCACAGGACGGGAACTCGAACATTCTACCTGTCGCATTCGCACTAGTAGAGGGTGAGAATGCAGAGTCCTGGAGTTTCTTTCTCTCGCACCTTCGACAGCACGTGACCCCGCAGCCCGGTCTGCTGGTTATATCGGACAGGCACAACGGCATCAAGGCTGCGCTTGAGGCTCCTGACGGCGGTTGGCTACCGCCATCTGCGTACCGTGCATTCTGCATACGACACATAGCGGCAAATTTTGCCCTTACCTTCAAGGGCAAAGACGCTAGGAGGCTACTA CTAGCTCAGTCTCACACTAATTCGAACCGGCCTGGTTCGAACTATGATtggtgtaattcgaaccaacccggttcgaattacatgggaaccttctctctctataattcgaaccaacctggttcgaattacctTCATTCCTAA